In Ipomoea triloba cultivar NCNSP0323 chromosome 7, ASM357664v1, a single genomic region encodes these proteins:
- the LOC116024048 gene encoding uncharacterized protein LOC116024048: MLMLGVSDAVICRAFFATLVGKAAEWFKGLEQGSIRNFGQLADKFVKRFAASKSRKKSYTCLNKVNQAVGEPLSTFLFRWEREVDEVEPMEDRVAIQAFLASLCSGTLYYDLIVNPPRTYEDAITRAKHHADATEANMAKRRDEQPVNRDRGHDQRKNKPPFRHVKQYNRPEDVPRFTPLNRPLVEVLQFAEQCNLIHPPEPIPEGEDKRKYCAFHRVKGHNTSECMALRMLI, from the coding sequence atgttgatgttgggagtaAGCGATGCAGTCATTTGTAGAGCTTTCTTCGCTACCTTAGTCGGTAAGGCGGCCGAATGGTTCAAGGGTTTGGAGCAGGGGTCGATCAGAAATTTTGGTCAGTTGGCCGATAAGTTTGTAAAGCGTTTCGCTGCAAGTAAATCGAGAAAGAAATCTTACACTTGCCTGAACAAGGTAAACCAAGCTGTGGGAGAACCGTTGTCTACTTTCCTATTCAGATGGGAACGTGAGGTTGATGAGGTTGAACCGATGGAGGACCGGGTGGCAATCCAAGCTTTCCTTGCATCACTTTGTTCCGGGACGCTCTACTACGACCTCATAGTTAATCCCCCCCGAACTTATGAGGATGCCATCACCAGAGCCAAGCATCATGCAGATGCCACCGAAGCTAACATGGCAAAGAGACGCGATGAGCAGCCGGTCAATCGGGACAGAGGCCACgatcaaaggaaaaataaaccacCGTTCAGACACGTCAAACAATACAATCGACCAGAAGATGTACCACGTTTCACTCCGTTGAACAGACCCCTGGTGGAAGTCTTGCAGTTTGCCGAGCAATGCAATTTGATCCACCCACCGGAGCCGATACCCGAGGGGGAGGACAAGAGAAAGTATTGTGCTTTCCACAGAGTCAAGGGACACAATACTTCGGAGTGCATGGCCTTGCGCATGCTCATTTAA